A stretch of DNA from Leptospira wolffii serovar Khorat str. Khorat-H2:
TTCCTTATAGAAACTTTCGGAACAACGAGGGCGACCTTGTAGATAATCCTCCTCTCTTCCTACCATACAATTCAGTAGATAGGAACTCTTTACGGATTCCAAATCGGCCAGAGCCGAGTTTAATTCCTTCTCCGCGTCGAACTCCGAGCCGTCCGTCTTAGATTCGATTTCCGCAAAGAGGGAGTATAAGTATCTTTTAAAACTGGAACCGGCCCTTCCCGCCAAATCAGGCGTGTTCTTTTCGTAATTCCTTCCGGATTCGTAGGATTCTTTGGCGTCTCGGAATTCGTTTCTTCTATACTTGAAAAATCCAAGATCTCCGTAAGACTGGGAGGCGATGAGTTGGCCCGCGAGGGTATTCTTCAATCCCTGCCTAGAAACATAAGAGAGTCTCTTTTCTATTTCTTCCACGCCCGAAGAATAATTATTTTCTAAAGCTAGGTTATTGATTCGGATTCCTGCGGACAATAAAGGTTGGAACTTGGGAGGAATCGCCTCCGGAAATCGCCCCGATCCGGAAATTCGCGTAGAGTCCGGAAGAACCGCGTCGAAGACCAATTCCCATAAATAATCCCAAAACTTGGGATTTACCCTGCGAGGAAACCAACGGATTCCCTTACTCTGCATCAGATCTTCGGCGATTTTCAGCTGCTTCTCGGATTCAGAAATCTCTCCGATCTTTTGGTAGCAAATCGCCAATGCGTTTCGCAAATTCACCGGATCGACTAGGCGAGAGGGCTCGTTCAATTCCAGGGAATCCAGGTAATAAGGAATAGCATTGGAGAATTCTCCGGCTTCCATATAGGATAAGCCGGTTAACGTGTATATGAGTCCTAATTTCTCGCGGTAACTTTCCAGATTCTTCTTGGAATCGGATCCCGTATGCAAAAGTGGGAACTCATTTTTGGAGTATAATTCCGCGGCGGCCTTTAATTTTCGAACCGCATCCTGGTATTTGGACATATACATGGACGCTCTTGCGGAATTGAAAAGGAAGACCGCCTTCTGCCTATAATTCTCGAATTGCGCCTTGGAGACGATATAATTCGAATAGGATTCCATGGAGGAATATTGCTCGTCCGCCTTGGGATAATTCTTCAGTAAGAAATAATTGTTTCCCAAATTCAATTTCAGATCCGATAGAACTTTCTTATTCGGAAATTTCTCTCCCAAAAGCTCGAGGATCTGACTATAGAGTTCTATATTCTCTTCGAAGTTCTTTTCGGGAAAATATTTCTGGTATTCGTTCTTATACACTTCCTCGTCGGAAGCTTCCTGATCGCCGGGGCGCCTGGATTTCATGATGTCCACGTATTGGTAGAGCCAACCCAAGAGTTGATAGGCCTCGTGATAGGTGGGATCGGCGAATATGATCCAACGCAATTCGTATTCCGCCTGCTTATAATCCCGGAGGGCCTCTTCTTTTTTAGCGGTACTGATCGTTCCCGCCGAATAATAATAGGTTTCGCGAATCACGGAGCGATTGATGAGATAGTAAGCGTAGCCGTATAATGTGGCAAGATCCAGATTCCCTCTCGCCAATTTTACGGTAGGCTGCCTTTCAAAGTATTCGTTCAGATATTGCAACCCCTTGGAACGATCCAAAGGATCGTAATCCAGCGGGTTTAAATTTCCCAAGAGAGCCAAGGTCCCATTTTCGCTCACGGATTTGGCGAATTTAAAAGAGGATTCTATCATCAATTTTTCATAATATACTGCGTAATCCTTATAAACGGATCCTGTGAATAGGTTCTTACTCTTTGCTATGAACATATTCAGTGTATTATAGAAATAATGGAGTGCGGCTTGCTCGTAATCGGAACGATTTTCGTAGTTTCTAGCCAGATTCTCGAAATAGATAAAAAACCTTTCCATTTCCTTATCTTCTATACTTACGCCCGAGGCATGATCGTAATTCTCCAAGAAGATACGGAACTCCTCCAAAGAATTCTTAGTATCGCCCAGACCTCGGAAATTTTCCGACCGCAGCAGATGAGCCTTAAAATACATGGGGTCCGTGGATTTAAGGGATTGATAGAAGGCGTCAAGAATCCGATTGCTTTCCGAAAACTTGCCCGTTCCGGTGAGTCCGTTCGCCTTCAGAAACCGAAAAAATCTATGCAGAACGGGAGAATTCGAAGAAAGCGAATTCGTAGACTCAGCTAGATCCGCAATCTCCATCTTCTCCGCATCGGTTTTGCCCGAAAGCACCTCCGCCTCTAAGAGCTCGTATAGATTTCTTAGATCTTCCGTCTTTGCGTTCGGATCGTTCGCGGTATTCCGGATCAGATCCGAAATTCTCCAGGATTTTTTCCTTCCCTCTCTGAGTTGCAGGCTTCCGATTTTTCTAAGGATTTCCTTATTCCGATAGTAGTTCGGAAATCTCTTATGTAGATCTTCCCAGGTTCTTAAAGCTGCCTCCTTATTTCCGGAGGCCTCTTCCACACCTCCGATCTCTTCGGCCAAGGAGGCGAGAACTTGCGGGTCTACTGTAGGAACTTTTTCCAAAGCGAGATAGTATTCCCGCAACGACTTGGCACTTCCTTCCGACTGGAGATAGTACGCGTATGCAAGCCCGGCTTTAGGATCCAAACGGGATTGGCTCATCTCCTTTTTGGATTCTGCGTCCGGTTTTCCCAGTTTCTTGCCGATATGGACCTTCTCCGCCAACACCTTTGCCCGATAAACGAAGTATAACGGATCGTCTCTATAATATAGATCCACGGAATCCAAGGCTAGCAGGTAGTCCTCTAAGGATTGCTTCTCTCCGTATTCCTTGGCTAGCTCCAATTGAGCCGAGATATCCGTTGCCTTAGGGACCGAACCGCTCACAGGTAAAAAATAAATATTTAATGTTCCATAGAAGGAAGCGGTGAAAAGAATGCTACCTCCGTTGAAATCGGAATATTTCGTATCGAATAAGGAAAAGTTTCCTGAACTGAATCTTCTCTCTTTTCCGTCCCTCAAATCCAAGCGTATGATTACGCTATTGTCCCTCTCGTCCAAAATTCGATTTCCGTCGGAATCCTTGCGAATGGAAGTATAATATAAAAAGTTGCCGTCCGGAGAAAGACTAGGTGAAAAATCCAAATAATCGTCGGAGGTCAAACGCTTGGTTTTTCCGCTCCGAATATCTAAAGAATAGATTTCTCCCTTGGAAGAATCGGAATAGGAAAGATAAACGATCGTGTTTGCGTCCTGTGACCAGAAGGGGCTGGCGGCTCCGTCCCGTGTAAGAAGCCTGGGCTTCTCCTCTCCTTCCGTATCCCATAGAACTAAATTCGGAATTCCGGGACTCATACGATCGGAGGAAAATAATATCCTACGACTATCCGGGGCCCAGATAGGATCCGTATCGGAGAATTTGTCGGAACGAGCAGGGTCCTTATATTCATGATTCGTAATAAACTGGAAATCGTCGCTTAGAAATCTTTTTCCTTCCAGTATGCGGGAAGCCCAGACTTCCGGCTCCAATTCCAATACTACGATGTCTCCGGCGGAATCGTATTGTTCGGACACGAATGCGAGTTTTCTACCGTTAGGACTGATCGCAGGTTTGTATTCGGAAGAGGGATGTTCCGTAATCGGAACCACGATGGAACTTTTCAGATCCCGAAACCATATATCGTAATTTCCTTTTTGGCCGGTGGTATAGAATAGATAACGACCGTCCTTGGTGGTGGAATTATAGAGGTTATTCCCCCTTTGAACCGTCAAAGGGAAAGGCTTATCGTTTTCAGGACTGAAGTAATTCTTGGAGATTGGACCGTAATCGAATTCTATCGGTTTGATTCTTTGCACGGGACGAAACACCATGCAATTCGAAACCAGAAAGAACGTTAGGGTTAAACAGAGAATTCTCCGCATATTCTTTCCTAATCCTTTTTCTTCCAGTTTCCGGAAGCGGATTCGAAATATTCCCCTATTTCGACGGAACGATACCAGGTACGAAGTACGGATTCCTTCAGTTCGGATTTCTCCTTCTCCGTTAAGGAGGCATTCTTAGAGATCGCCTTTTTTAAATTCTCCCTGACGACTATCTCTCGGTTATCGTTCACGATCTTTACCAATTCCTCCAGGCGGGACCTGGTATTTACATCCAGCAACGCCTTCTCCATTCCCGCTTCCTTCAGTTTCGGATTGAGTCTTACTTTTCCGTCCAACCCCTCCGCAAGGACCCCCAAGGAGCGATAATCCCTTAATTCTTTGGCAAGATAGGCGAGCGTTCGAAGTGCTATGTATCTTACCTGGTCTTCGGGTCCGGAAAATTCCTCTTTAACCAGATCCCTCTCCCATATTTCCGAACCGGAAGAGGAAGTCTTAATGGAGGCGATAAGCCAGCCGTCCTTTTCCAGATTTCGATCCTCTCCGAGCATCTGCTTTTCGGCGGCGGTTTGGGTCTGGGTGAACGTGATAAGAGGCGCCTTGATCGTGCACGAAACGAAGAAGAATAAGATTGCAAAAAAGATGATTTTGTTTTTCGTAATATTCACGATTCGACCTATTTGTTGAAAGTTTCGATCTCGCTCTGAGCCCGTTTTAGGAAATTCGCCAAAGGCATCCTTTGCTGAGAGACCTGGTTATTTTCCAATTGGATCAAAGTCCCCAATACGGAACGTTTGAAAAGAATCACCGCATATACGAGCCCCTTGGAAAGCTCCAGTTCTATCTTGTCCACGGCGTAACTCCCGTAAATGAAATCGGTGAAAAGATTGGAAGGAGCGAATATATTGATGGCACTCTTTCCGAAATCGTTTCCGATCTGGTAAACGCTGAAGAATAGATTCAGATTCGGAATCGGATCCGCCAGATTTCTGCCCCAAAGATTCAGATCCGCCTTCACCTTACCGTCGTCTATCTTGGACTGGCTCTTAGCGGGGAGCAATTGCTTCAGATCTATATCCTTGACTCTCATAGAAGCGGCAAATTCCATCTTTTCCGGACTTCCGGAGCCGACATTTACGAGCACGTCTTTTCCCCAGACCTCTCCGTCCAATGTGAATACCTTAAGATAGTCCATCCGTAAATAATTTTCCGAGTAATCCAAATTGGCGGAAAGCCCGGGAGAATCCGATTTGGACTTAACGTATTCGAAAGGAGTACCTTTCAGGGAGGGATGAGTTCCTACAATATTACGAATCGTGAAATTCGGCTTGGGAATTCTGCCGTAATTCAGGACGAATTTTCTCTTATTGCCTTCGATCAGATTCTTTGTTTCCTTCACGGAAACGTCGTGAACGAAAGGAACATCGGCATTCAAACCGTCTATGCGATACAATTTGCATTCGTAGCCGGGGCATTGGTTATTCGAGACGAGTACGTCCGATTCTCTCGAGCCGAACTTTCCTTGGATGATATTTCCGTTCCAGGAAAACCCGAGACTCAGATCCCCCTTAAAGGAAAGCCCTTTGACCAAATTCGAATTCTCGGAGGAACGGAGACTGAAAGTTCCTTGTAAATCGGGTCGAAAATCTCCCAGGGCCGGAGGAGGATCTCCCGGCTTGGTTCGAACCAGATTTCCCTGGGAACGGAAGGAAAGTTTTCCCTGAAAGGCGCTTAGATCCAGGCGATCCAACTGGATTTTGGAACTGGGACTTCCGATCATCTTGAGCTTCACTCCCAATTTTCCGTCCCGGATCTCCATCCCCGGTATATCCAATCCCAAACTTCCCTGCAAATCCTGACTCGAATCTCCGATCGAATAATAAAAGTCTCCGACGAGTCCCAACTTATTTCCTATCTGGGTCCGGACGGGAATCAAGGATTCTCTCAAGCTCAATGGAAGTAGAGGGATTAGATTTCCCAGGTCTACGTTAAGATTCGCCTTTTTCAGATCCAAGACGAAGGGTTCTCCGAGTCCGATTACACCCGAGGTCTTTAAATGAGCGGCCCTCGCACCCTCCGGGGAACCAGCGCGAAGATCCAGATTTCCCACGGAAATCTCGGATAATCCCCATGGCTTTTTAGGAAAACGTAATATTGCCTGCAAATCCCCGTCCAAATGGATATTCGAGGAATTTCCCCTGCCCATGGGAAAACGGAAACCCTTGGCCTTTAATTTCAGATCGGAGAATAATTCCGAAAAATCCGGTCCGCGTAAATTCAAATCGGCACCGATTACTCCGGAATATCCGGA
This window harbors:
- a CDS encoding PD40 domain-containing protein, with product MRRILCLTLTFFLVSNCMVFRPVQRIKPIEFDYGPISKNYFSPENDKPFPLTVQRGNNLYNSTTKDGRYLFYTTGQKGNYDIWFRDLKSSIVVPITEHPSSEYKPAISPNGRKLAFVSEQYDSAGDIVVLELEPEVWASRILEGKRFLSDDFQFITNHEYKDPARSDKFSDTDPIWAPDSRRILFSSDRMSPGIPNLVLWDTEGEEKPRLLTRDGAASPFWSQDANTIVYLSYSDSSKGEIYSLDIRSGKTKRLTSDDYLDFSPSLSPDGNFLYYTSIRKDSDGNRILDERDNSVIIRLDLRDGKERRFSSGNFSLFDTKYSDFNGGSILFTASFYGTLNIYFLPVSGSVPKATDISAQLELAKEYGEKQSLEDYLLALDSVDLYYRDDPLYFVYRAKVLAEKVHIGKKLGKPDAESKKEMSQSRLDPKAGLAYAYYLQSEGSAKSLREYYLALEKVPTVDPQVLASLAEEIGGVEEASGNKEAALRTWEDLHKRFPNYYRNKEILRKIGSLQLREGRKKSWRISDLIRNTANDPNAKTEDLRNLYELLEAEVLSGKTDAEKMEIADLAESTNSLSSNSPVLHRFFRFLKANGLTGTGKFSESNRILDAFYQSLKSTDPMYFKAHLLRSENFRGLGDTKNSLEEFRIFLENYDHASGVSIEDKEMERFFIYFENLARNYENRSDYEQAALHYFYNTLNMFIAKSKNLFTGSVYKDYAVYYEKLMIESSFKFAKSVSENGTLALLGNLNPLDYDPLDRSKGLQYLNEYFERQPTVKLARGNLDLATLYGYAYYLINRSVIRETYYYSAGTISTAKKEEALRDYKQAEYELRWIIFADPTYHEAYQLLGWLYQYVDIMKSRRPGDQEASDEEVYKNEYQKYFPEKNFEENIELYSQILELLGEKFPNKKVLSDLKLNLGNNYFLLKNYPKADEQYSSMESYSNYIVSKAQFENYRQKAVFLFNSARASMYMSKYQDAVRKLKAAAELYSKNEFPLLHTGSDSKKNLESYREKLGLIYTLTGLSYMEAGEFSNAIPYYLDSLELNEPSRLVDPVNLRNALAICYQKIGEISESEKQLKIAEDLMQSKGIRWFPRRVNPKFWDYLWELVFDAVLPDSTRISGSGRFPEAIPPKFQPLLSAGIRINNLALENNYSSGVEEIEKRLSYVSRQGLKNTLAGQLIASQSYGDLGFFKYRRNEFRDAKESYESGRNYEKNTPDLAGRAGSSFKRYLYSLFAEIESKTDGSEFDAEKELNSALADLESVKSSYLLNCMVGREEDYLQGRPRCSESFYKEYYDYDILLANLLYYSGEERLKKGEWVQGFEDLGRASTLLEYPSGLSKEVVGLAQDPFSRKERVMHALSRASVYFRLGDLEKTKASLAVAEEMANEFYLVGELIQTWALQARLELVYGQKEKARQKLKYAQEMLRKQFHIVSESKSFLLRDLYETKIRLEFETGNFIGAFQEWDRLQKLMLFRNFQKGNWEFSEAQKEYSKFESDWKDFRQSYLRFQTALETKGDIKKEESELNRTSARVLESLKILRSEFSDKASFLDPFGDWKESSLPVDASEFRLLEIRGKILLRIRSRNGSKFLTFSGESKALEEIQNLTEWKSSSKNLVDPGNTSLGPVIAERFPKTVFRFSVSPENSAEAFLPKTVASFGKIAQEPGIRKIYGFYMGSNLEDSDIIISPFPEIKGDSYFGEKKSGHLDLSELFNKKHRARVVILTYESLPSWGKIQKGVQAILGSGASTVFLCSNSGLCEKEILEEIRGGKESVSAIRFGTLPVRGGNQNAKAEKLFYESREKERRGEYKEAFADLHSARSLAVSGSDSAFKIEANLLRIYPRIHADLDMDRTLSLRYENRTPEKYSELVFSLCLSLLLDTKEKDCKGISLAPSHSKSIEAIMSLKSGKDPGSVLGEKNDSNFYDPFLYRIRLFRLALEAYLPSIAENQLRMAKTFVSSNEESDLWKKGNEDLRRQVAFLEEKEEISDFDSSSEPEGSYASRLHILQKRKILGGRISPLGLYSELYNSSYRLLETLDSGKRSYVLDLLRYSLSEEENNEMSDFIEDFSEFEGDNGNLPRRIRVMIEISRAYFSRGDFEKSRKWIDKASSFGPGTWTPEIEFVKLKLDAMSSRPFSTGSDLGFAEYSNAYTEALRSKSKTFLDLANRWVKSRKRRIFSPRDRRELNDFIHYLQFLSFKQNDSETFFDLCIAKDRISSVRSILLGRLPTYSDIPIFNPISDELEKKIPEGQEFLAVTDLGLSTFYIKFTRGKSNGELAFKDNRKIRNLIAKYNEEADKGGAEVLLREAVETEIRKNIRIAKNKTTYLYLSSYYFLSPLIPKSEDDVYNVTDPESLLKNPIHKESSEFPKDFGILTKDTNAVSEWYKQLIKLENMELSEKGRTGSDPFQIVRIPLYTDSDRNLKFGGVGIADANPPMISGTWMLSSSFLEELANGSGNLKDSLYYLFQNWKGVGIVNLGFQADTHNARFLKEMVSRKESSQKSLRARFLKTMDAMKEYYPLDKYWNGYRLFTTSFISKVQEN
- a CDS encoding LIC_11026 family protein, with product MASDFLQYFQKRKLRFGILAGIFLLYHLLFNSITGQILFDKVCASSLTGTAKASVDSFSLFYGIKLSEVSILPTEEWGKEPVLRVRKLEFSYNLPLLLLGRLKLSKILVHGLEAKLVQKGKDWNFSSIFPPGKKEPEPETTEPLTKIRTYLPISGFLELDLKDISLDVLSENGFQSYSAGLEGLELGFLLDTKRFTEIPLDLSALDLIDEFGLRLNPEKKVRIRFQDSSRGLDHPFRLTWIWERQVQDGDSFHSHMDIGSENIPLRIANRLGAPFGFSFRYDLDFSPKKKELLLKNLEFKVGEDTWLEGGGKLSGIDSKSADVNISIQRSKIRLSPVSDFLHSLGIGNITLSGEASLAPVLAEGSFSNLRVLGEIRGNGLDFRIGKSRHRIPVLKLDWDMRIRSEKEEASAKFPLPWLQEAKLKNLKIEYNEIRIGGDLNYSRSVGPACNLHLENFRLGEYLSGYSGVIGADLNLRGPDFSELFSDLKLKAKGFRFPMGRGNSSNIHLDGDLQAILRFPKKPWGLSEISVGNLDLRAGSPEGARAAHLKTSGVIGLGEPFVLDLKKANLNVDLGNLIPLLPLSLRESLIPVRTQIGNKLGLVGDFYYSIGDSSQDLQGSLGLDIPGMEIRDGKLGVKLKMIGSPSSKIQLDRLDLSAFQGKLSFRSQGNLVRTKPGDPPPALGDFRPDLQGTFSLRSSENSNLVKGLSFKGDLSLGFSWNGNIIQGKFGSRESDVLVSNNQCPGYECKLYRIDGLNADVPFVHDVSVKETKNLIEGNKRKFVLNYGRIPKPNFTIRNIVGTHPSLKGTPFEYVKSKSDSPGLSANLDYSENYLRMDYLKVFTLDGEVWGKDVLVNVGSGSPEKMEFAASMRVKDIDLKQLLPAKSQSKIDDGKVKADLNLWGRNLADPIPNLNLFFSVYQIGNDFGKSAINIFAPSNLFTDFIYGSYAVDKIELELSKGLVYAVILFKRSVLGTLIQLENNQVSQQRMPLANFLKRAQSEIETFNK